In Bradyrhizobium erythrophlei, a single genomic region encodes these proteins:
- a CDS encoding AMP-binding protein — MIQTHVSPTLDGLFQRILARQPDALALIDPINRARITGQAPRRMTFAQADRAISALAAHFIEAGLPVNSVIGVQLPNTIEFMLTVLAAHRAGLIVALLPQLWRQAELTAALNRTSARAIVTSAKIDGVSHADLAMNAAAEAFSIRHVCGFGEDLPEGMASLDLALRNGSLTERPVVQDGRKAALISFDVTADGMRAVPRTHLNLIAGGLAVFLESRIPQGARLMSAFAPTSFAGITSSLLLWLLSGGTLALHHPYDGEVLERQINECACDTLVAPAAMALRLTDADMAARLPALRHVIGLWRMPEQVASSSQWTAEHARFTDVYLFGEVGLFAARRTADGTPVPIMPGPHGAPRDVPGTATAGETLLTPKGTLALRGPMVTVAAYAPPPPAADSLISQPAPPDYADTGYAVRLDRSSGAICITSPPSGIVSVGGYRFLSQDLQEWAKRLGQGALLTALPDRLCGFRLAGRAQDNARGREALTELGLNPLMAEAFRDRTIVG, encoded by the coding sequence GTGATTCAGACCCACGTATCGCCAACGCTCGACGGATTGTTCCAGAGAATCCTGGCGCGTCAGCCCGACGCGTTGGCGTTGATCGATCCCATCAACAGGGCCCGCATCACCGGCCAGGCGCCGCGGCGAATGACGTTTGCGCAGGCCGACCGCGCGATTTCGGCATTGGCTGCCCATTTCATCGAAGCCGGCCTGCCGGTCAACTCGGTGATCGGTGTACAATTACCGAACACGATCGAATTCATGCTGACGGTGCTTGCCGCTCATCGTGCCGGATTGATCGTGGCGTTGCTGCCGCAGCTCTGGCGGCAGGCCGAGCTGACGGCGGCACTCAACCGCACCAGCGCGCGGGCGATCGTGACCTCGGCCAAGATCGACGGCGTCAGCCACGCCGACCTTGCCATGAACGCCGCCGCCGAGGCGTTTTCGATCCGCCATGTCTGCGGCTTTGGCGAAGATTTGCCCGAGGGCATGGCCTCGCTCGACCTCGCCTTGAGGAATGGATCGTTGACCGAGCGTCCCGTGGTTCAGGACGGGCGCAAGGCCGCGCTGATCTCCTTCGACGTCACTGCCGACGGCATGCGTGCGGTGCCACGCACCCACCTCAACCTGATTGCCGGCGGCCTCGCCGTTTTCCTGGAGAGCCGAATACCCCAGGGCGCGCGGCTGATGTCTGCATTCGCGCCAACCTCCTTTGCAGGAATCACGTCGTCGCTGCTGCTCTGGCTACTGTCCGGCGGGACGCTCGCTTTGCATCATCCCTATGACGGCGAAGTGCTGGAACGGCAGATCAACGAATGTGCTTGCGACACGCTGGTGGCGCCAGCCGCAATGGCGCTGCGGCTCACGGATGCCGACATGGCCGCACGCCTGCCGGCGTTGCGCCATGTGATCGGTCTGTGGCGCATGCCGGAACAGGTCGCCTCCAGCTCGCAATGGACCGCCGAGCATGCAAGGTTCACCGACGTTTATCTATTCGGCGAGGTCGGACTGTTCGCAGCGCGCCGGACCGCCGATGGCACGCCGGTCCCGATCATGCCGGGGCCGCATGGCGCGCCACGCGACGTGCCCGGCACCGCGACCGCTGGCGAGACGCTGCTGACGCCCAAGGGCACATTGGCCCTGCGGGGACCGATGGTGACGGTGGCAGCCTATGCACCCCCGCCTCCGGCAGCCGATTCATTGATCAGCCAGCCCGCGCCTCCCGACTATGCCGACACCGGCTACGCGGTGCGCCTCGATCGCTCCTCGGGCGCCATCTGCATCACGTCGCCTCCATCGGGCATCGTCTCCGTTGGTGGCTACCGCTTCCTGTCGCAGGATCTTCAGGAATGGGCCAAGCGTCTGGGACAGGGCGCGCTGCTCACGGCCCTGCCCGATCGCCTCTGCGGCTTTCGTCTCGCCGGACGCGCCCAGGACAATGCGCGCGGCCGCGAGGCATTGACCGAACTCGGGCTTAACCCGCTGATGGCGGAAGCTTTTCGGGACCGCACGATCGTTGGCTGA